Proteins from a genomic interval of Colias croceus chromosome 2, ilColCroc2.1:
- the LOC123705470 gene encoding chymotrypsin-1-like, producing the protein MLKEYAFVLLLVAWIVQGSLEASNPATRIIGGEDAEEGAFPYQVSLRRTPDLSEHQCGGTLIRPTFVLTAAHCTYGLPANRVRVVVGTNTISSGGTMYTVTKIINHENYNRRTVLNDISLIQTTEISFNSKVAPLPLTNEPTPDGTRSVLTGWGWTKPNRSGKTDKLQVLYVNTFPIQECIDILKKAFPRQPVTTNHVCAFDKNGTGACLYDSGGPLAAGDELIGIVSWGYPCGGGNPDVYTSVYKYLAWILNHIDSA; encoded by the exons ATGCTGAAGGAATACGCGTTTGTATTACTGTTAGTGGCTTGGATTGTGCAGG GTTCATTAGAAGCGTCTAATCCTGCCACGAGAATAATAGGAGGTGAAGACGCGGAAGAAGGTGCTTTTCCGTATCAAGTATCCTTAAGGCGAACTCCTGATCTCTCCGAACACCAATGTGGTGGAACACTTATCAGACCGACATTCGTGCTCACAGCTGCCCATTGCACATACGg ACTACCAGCTAATCGGGTACGAGTGGTCGTAGGTACCAACACAATATCATCAGGTGGTACGATGTATACcgttactaaaattataaaccaTGAGAATTATAATAGAAGGACTGTACTGAACGATATTTCGCTCATCCAAACAACTGAAATAAGCTTCAACTCCAAAGTAGCTCCTTTACCTTTGACGAATGAGCCTACTCCAGATGGAACTCGGAGCGTATTAACAGGATGGGGTTGGACAAAG CCAAATCGAAGCGGGAAAACTGATAAACTGCAAGTTCTTTATGTAAATACCTTTCCGATACAAGAATGcatagatattttaaagaaagctTTTCCAAGACAGCCAGTAACAACAAATCACGTTTGCGCTTTCGATAAAAACGGAACAGGTGCATGTTTA TATGATTCTGGTGGTCCATTGGCAGCTGGTGACGAGCTGATCGGCATCGTATCCTGGGGATATCCATGTGGAGGGGGAAACCCAGATGTATACACAAGCGTATACAAGTATCTTGCCTGGATATTAAATCACATTGATTCAGCATAG